From a region of the Deinococcus aestuarii genome:
- a CDS encoding ferredoxin, whose amino-acid sequence MTHVIVSSCIGVKDQACTEVCPVECIYDGGDQYLIHPDECIDCGACVPACPVSAIFPEEDVPAGETEFIVKNRAFFGL is encoded by the coding sequence ATGACCCACGTGATCGTCAGCTCCTGCATCGGCGTCAAGGACCAGGCCTGCACCGAGGTGTGCCCGGTCGAATGCATCTATGACGGCGGCGACCAGTACCTCATCCACCCCGACGAGTGCATCGACTGCGGTGCGTGCGTCCCCGCCTGCCCCGTCAGCGCCATCTTCCCCGAGGAGGACGTGCCCGCGGGCGAGACCGAGTTCATCGTCAAGAACAGGGCGTTCTTTGGGCTATGA
- a CDS encoding DUF4149 domain-containing protein has product MTVLAALNVLLVGVWVGMYLFTTFVVSPAFKELFPDETTRGAHRRVVGRHYARVNGPLTGLLLLVVLALGLTGGFTAPLLLELAVLVLIGALVTLHVRRAGRAGAAPAPWITHLTLTASVLLCGLAVLAHP; this is encoded by the coding sequence ATGACGGTCCTCGCCGCCCTCAACGTGCTGCTCGTCGGCGTGTGGGTGGGGATGTACCTCTTCACCACCTTCGTCGTGAGCCCCGCCTTCAAGGAGCTGTTCCCCGATGAGACGACCCGGGGCGCCCACCGCCGCGTCGTGGGTCGCCACTACGCCCGGGTGAACGGCCCGCTGACGGGGTTGCTGCTGCTCGTCGTGCTCGCGCTCGGCCTGACCGGGGGCTTCACCGCGCCCCTGCTCCTCGAACTCGCGGTGCTGGTCCTGATCGGCGCCCTCGTGACCCTGCACGTCCGGCGGGCGGGAAGGGCGGGAGCGGCCCCGGCCCCCTGGATCACCCACCTCACCCTCACGGCCAGCGTCCTGCTGTGCGGGCTGGCCGTCCTCGCGCACCCATGA
- a CDS encoding peptidylprolyl isomerase, whose translation MRSLTLSALLLASAALAQTSTPATAPARPAAAPTFIPVPPLSAQPVRSFKEPGWVVDPAKTYRAVLRTGKGDVTVELYARQAPKAVNNFVFLALNHFYDGTRFHRVIDGFMAQGGDPLSADLSQRGKWGTGGPGYDFFVELDQGLNFNSAGVLGMARSQSPFSQGSQFFVTLAPADFLSGEYTVFGRVVAGQDVLARLTRTATSGQGGETPVAGAQPDTLQSVQILVSR comes from the coding sequence ATGCGTTCCCTCACCCTGTCCGCCCTGCTGCTCGCCTCCGCCGCCCTCGCGCAGACCTCCACCCCGGCCACGGCGCCTGCCCGCCCCGCCGCCGCGCCCACCTTCATCCCGGTGCCGCCCCTCAGCGCCCAGCCGGTCCGTTCCTTCAAGGAGCCGGGCTGGGTGGTCGATCCCGCGAAGACCTACCGGGCTGTCCTGAGGACGGGCAAGGGGGACGTGACCGTCGAGCTGTACGCCCGGCAGGCGCCCAAGGCGGTCAACAACTTCGTGTTCCTGGCGCTGAACCACTTCTACGACGGGACACGCTTTCACCGGGTGATCGACGGCTTCATGGCGCAGGGGGGCGATCCGCTCAGCGCGGACCTCTCCCAGCGGGGGAAGTGGGGGACGGGGGGGCCCGGCTACGATTTCTTCGTGGAACTCGACCAGGGGCTGAACTTCAACTCGGCGGGGGTTCTCGGCATGGCCCGCTCGCAGAGTCCCTTCTCGCAGGGGAGCCAGTTTTTCGTCACGCTCGCGCCTGCCGACTTCCTGAGCGGCGAATACACCGTGTTCGGCAGGGTGGTGGCGGGTCAGGACGTGCTGGCGAGGCTCACGCGGACGGCGACGAGCGGGCAGGGCGGGGAGACGCCGGTCGCGGGCGCCCAGCCCGACACCCTCCAGAGCGTGCAGATTCTCGTCTCGCGGTGA
- a CDS encoding LrgB family protein, which translates to MIWVALTLLAFALGVVAQVRTRSALVNPTLIATVVVAAVLLVSGTAYSTYQAQVRPVSFLLGPAVVALAVPLYRLRALLVREWRALALGGAAGTLVGVGADTLLPRLLGLSVEAQRSLSTAPATSPVALQLAHLTGAPPALAATLAVLSGLLGALVLPPALTRLGVRHPLARGVAIGSVAHGIGTARAREEGEQTGAASSIGMGLAALVVTLVVALTR; encoded by the coding sequence GTGATCTGGGTCGCCCTCACCCTCCTCGCCTTCGCGCTGGGCGTGGTGGCGCAGGTCAGGACGCGGAGTGCCCTCGTCAACCCCACCCTGATCGCCACGGTGGTCGTGGCGGCGGTGCTGCTGGTGTCGGGCACGGCGTACTCCACCTACCAGGCGCAGGTGCGGCCCGTCTCCTTCCTGCTGGGTCCGGCGGTGGTGGCGCTCGCGGTGCCGCTCTACCGGCTGCGGGCACTGCTGGTGCGGGAGTGGCGGGCGCTGGCGCTGGGGGGCGCGGCGGGCACGCTCGTCGGGGTGGGGGCCGACACGCTGCTGCCCCGCCTCCTCGGCCTGAGCGTGGAGGCGCAGCGGTCGCTGTCGACGGCCCCGGCGACAAGCCCCGTCGCCCTGCAACTCGCCCACCTCACCGGGGCGCCCCCGGCCCTCGCGGCGACGCTGGCCGTGCTGTCGGGACTGCTGGGCGCCCTGGTCCTCCCCCCCGCCCTGACGCGGCTGGGCGTGCGTCATCCCCTCGCTCGGGGGGTTGCCATCGGCAGCGTCGCGCACGGGATCGGCACCGCCCGCGCCCGCGAGGAGGGGGAGCAGACCGGGGCCGCGAGCAGCATCGGCATGGGGCTCGCCGCCCTCGTCGTGACCCTGGTGGTGGCGCTGACCCGCTGA
- a CDS encoding MalY/PatB family protein, with protein sequence MTDAQPSELLPDASVADPYGGLDAATLRHVDSLKWTVHDEGVIPLWVADMDYPVAPPIVAALRDRLTRGLGYHQLMGDSTLNGQLRGHLATQGLTDLPGEGIAFLPGVVPGIYAAVKALTEPGEPVVTMTPVYHPFHLSITDQGRRVAAAPLREGGARWEIDWEALEQATEGSRLLLLCHPHNPTGRVWDAQELTRLRDLVLARDLWVMSDELHADLRYTGPAFESFAADPRVRARTITLTGPCKAYNTAGLGIGAMVSHDPELVKRVKAAAGGLMGHPSALSVTMWQAALRGGGPWLADTVAYLRGNRDVLQAFVEARLPWVRSFPVEATYLAWLDLRAHPRAGEIQKFLLEEARIAVHDGPVFAPEELKPQYQGFIRVNFATSRALLIEALERMAEALGKETVTPA encoded by the coding sequence ATGACCGACGCGCAGCCCAGCGAACTCCTGCCCGACGCTTCCGTCGCCGACCCCTACGGCGGCCTCGACGCCGCGACGCTCCGGCACGTGGACAGCCTGAAGTGGACCGTCCACGACGAGGGCGTCATTCCCCTCTGGGTCGCCGACATGGACTACCCGGTCGCGCCCCCCATCGTCGCCGCCCTGCGAGACCGCCTGACGCGCGGGCTGGGTTACCACCAGCTTATGGGCGATTCCACCCTGAACGGGCAGTTGCGGGGGCACCTCGCCACCCAGGGGCTGACCGACCTTCCCGGGGAGGGCATCGCCTTCCTGCCGGGCGTGGTGCCGGGCATCTACGCAGCCGTCAAGGCGCTGACCGAGCCGGGTGAGCCCGTCGTCACCATGACGCCCGTGTACCATCCCTTCCACCTCAGCATCACGGACCAGGGGCGAAGGGTGGCCGCCGCGCCGCTGCGGGAGGGGGGGGCGCGCTGGGAGATCGACTGGGAGGCGCTGGAACAGGCGACCGAGGGCAGCAGGCTGCTCCTGCTCTGCCACCCCCACAATCCCACCGGGCGGGTGTGGGACGCCCAGGAACTCACCCGCTTGCGCGACCTCGTGCTGGCCCGCGACCTGTGGGTGATGTCGGACGAGCTGCACGCCGACCTGCGGTACACGGGCCCGGCGTTCGAGTCCTTCGCCGCCGACCCGCGCGTGCGGGCGAGGACGATCACCCTCACCGGCCCCTGCAAGGCGTACAACACGGCGGGCCTGGGCATCGGGGCGATGGTGAGCCACGACCCCGAGCTGGTGAAGCGGGTCAAAGCTGCCGCCGGGGGCCTGATGGGCCACCCCAGCGCCCTGAGCGTGACGATGTGGCAGGCGGCCCTGCGGGGAGGCGGCCCCTGGCTCGCGGACACCGTGGCCTACCTGCGGGGGAACCGCGACGTGCTCCAGGCGTTCGTCGAGGCGCGGCTCCCCTGGGTGCGCTCCTTCCCCGTCGAGGCGACCTACCTCGCGTGGCTCGACCTGCGGGCGCACCCGCGCGCCGGGGAGATTCAGAAGTTCCTGCTGGAAGAGGCCAGGATCGCCGTCCACGACGGCCCCGTCTTCGCGCCGGAAGAACTCAAGCCCCAGTACCAGGGCTTCATCCGCGTCAACTTCGCCACCAGCCGCGCGCTCTTGATCGAGGCGCTGGAGCGGATGGCGGAGGCGCTGGGCAAGGAGACGGTGACGCCCGCTTGA
- the hisG gene encoding ATP phosphoribosyltransferase has protein sequence MTPTIQRGPDHLTLALPKGRILEEAVSLLSRAGLPLSLPERSRALRHEFPGVTVLELRNQDVPVYVDLGVADAGIVGKDVLVESGRAVYEPVDLRFAGCRLSLIREVGASGPIGRVATKYPRSARLYLASRGLPAEVVKLSGNIELAALTGLADAVVDLVQTGSTLSANNLEEVEVLFHSSARLVVNRAALKLRRERLRPLIGRLRELTAMEAGSQGV, from the coding sequence TTGACTCCGACCATCCAGCGCGGCCCCGACCACCTCACCCTCGCGCTGCCCAAGGGCCGGATTCTGGAGGAGGCCGTGAGTCTGCTCTCCCGCGCCGGGCTGCCCCTCTCCTTGCCCGAGCGGTCCCGCGCGTTGCGGCACGAGTTTCCCGGCGTGACCGTGCTCGAACTCCGCAACCAGGACGTGCCCGTGTACGTGGACCTCGGCGTGGCGGACGCGGGCATCGTCGGGAAGGACGTGCTCGTCGAGTCGGGGCGGGCGGTGTACGAACCCGTGGACCTGCGCTTCGCCGGGTGCCGCCTGTCCCTGATCCGCGAGGTGGGGGCGTCGGGGCCCATCGGTCGCGTCGCCACGAAGTACCCCCGCTCGGCCCGCCTGTACCTCGCCTCGCGCGGCCTCCCCGCCGAGGTTGTCAAGCTCAGCGGCAACATCGAACTCGCCGCGCTGACGGGCCTCGCCGACGCCGTGGTGGACCTCGTGCAGACGGGCAGCACCCTGAGCGCGAACAACCTGGAGGAGGTCGAGGTGCTGTTCCACTCCAGCGCCCGCCTCGTCGTGAACCGCGCGGCCCTCAAGCTGCGGCGCGAGCGGCTGCGGCCCCTGATCGGGCGGCTGCGGGAGTTGACGGCGATGGAGGCGGGAAGCCAGGGCGTCTGA
- a CDS encoding cupin domain-containing protein, which yields MNRAQPPQVLAATPGGRSLLFHLNEGEGIPRHAHPGARVVIAVLSGTLHVTTGEGTRTLHGAEVVTHDGDRPLALAAAGPGTRVLVTLLGGA from the coding sequence GTGAACCGCGCCCAGCCCCCGCAGGTTCTCGCGGCGACACCGGGGGGCCGCAGCCTCCTCTTTCACCTGAACGAAGGGGAGGGCATCCCCCGCCACGCGCACCCGGGAGCGCGGGTGGTGATCGCCGTTCTGAGCGGCACGCTGCACGTCACGACCGGCGAGGGCACCCGGACCCTCCACGGGGCCGAGGTCGTCACCCACGACGGGGACCGGCCCCTCGCCCTGGCGGCCGCCGGGCCGGGCACGCGGGTGCTCGTCACGCTGCTCGGCGGGGCGTAG
- a CDS encoding CidA/LrgA family protein, which translates to MNTSVTRTLPAPVRFVLGLGVLVAFAALGTALVSALRLPLPGSVVGMVLLWAALSLGVVRLHWIEDAADGLLGTLGLLFVPATVGVVEYLSAGAAWALWLLVMLAGLLLGAGAAGLVAGRLVRG; encoded by the coding sequence GTGAACACGTCCGTCACCCGGACGCTCCCCGCTCCCGTGCGCTTCGTGCTGGGGCTGGGCGTGCTCGTGGCCTTCGCGGCGCTGGGCACCGCCCTCGTCTCCGCCCTGCGGCTGCCGCTGCCGGGGTCGGTGGTCGGCATGGTGCTGCTGTGGGCGGCCCTGTCCCTGGGGGTGGTGCGGCTCCACTGGATCGAGGACGCCGCCGACGGCCTGCTCGGCACCCTGGGGCTGCTGTTCGTGCCCGCCACCGTGGGCGTGGTCGAGTACCTGTCGGCGGGGGCGGCGTGGGCGCTGTGGCTGCTCGTGATGCTCGCCGGGTTGCTGCTGGGGGCGGGGGCGGCGGGGCTGGTGGCGGGGCGGCTGGTGCGGGGGTGA
- a CDS encoding ring-cleaving dioxygenase, producing MTNSPLIPHGLHHVTAVTANAQANLDFYTGVLGLRLVKKTVNQDDVTAYHLFFADGVGSPGSDLTFFEWPVPPEVPGNNSITRTGLRVPEGSLGWWTEHLRGQGLTVTPVTRANRPHLDFADPEGQRLSLVEGGPEGVAWEGSLVPAEHQILGLGPVELTLPGLFPTERVLTRAYGLHAAGTYPDPEKPDRTVHVYAMGEGGPHTELHLRLDSSLPAARSGAGGVHHLALRVRDEDYHAWSERLSGLGLRTSGEVDRHWFHSVYYREPQGILIELATDGPGFAVDEDPAHLGESLVLAPFLEPRRKQIEAGLTPLKASRN from the coding sequence ATGACCAACTCCCCCCTCATCCCCCACGGGCTGCACCACGTCACCGCCGTGACGGCGAACGCGCAGGCGAACCTCGACTTCTACACGGGTGTGCTGGGCCTGCGGCTCGTCAAGAAGACGGTCAATCAGGACGACGTGACGGCCTACCACCTCTTCTTCGCGGACGGGGTGGGGAGTCCGGGGAGCGACCTGACCTTCTTCGAGTGGCCCGTGCCGCCCGAGGTACCGGGCAACAACTCGATCACGCGCACGGGGCTGCGGGTGCCCGAGGGGAGCTTGGGTTGGTGGACCGAGCATCTGCGAGGACAGGGCCTGACCGTTACGCCCGTCACCCGCGCGAATCGCCCCCACCTAGACTTTGCCGACCCGGAGGGCCAGCGCCTCAGCCTTGTGGAAGGAGGGCCGGAAGGGGTGGCGTGGGAGGGCAGTCTCGTCCCCGCCGAGCACCAGATTCTCGGCCTCGGGCCCGTCGAACTGACCCTGCCCGGCCTCTTTCCCACTGAGCGGGTGTTGACTCGCGCCTATGGTCTGCACGCGGCGGGCACCTATCCCGACCCCGAGAAGCCCGACCGGACAGTCCACGTTTACGCGATGGGGGAGGGCGGGCCGCACACCGAACTCCACCTGCGCCTCGACTCCTCTCTGCCTGCGGCGCGGTCCGGTGCGGGCGGCGTCCACCACCTCGCCCTGCGGGTGCGGGACGAGGATTACCACGCCTGGAGCGAGCGGCTCAGCGGCCTGGGCCTGCGGACGAGCGGCGAGGTGGACCGCCACTGGTTCCACTCGGTCTACTACCGCGAGCCGCAGGGCATCCTGATCGAACTAGCGACCGACGGCCCGGGCTTCGCGGTGGACGAGGACCCGGCCCACCTCGGGGAATCGCTGGTGCTCGCGCCCTTCCTGGAGCCGAGGCGGAAGCAGATCGAGGCGGGGTTGACGCCGCTGAAGGCTAGTCGGAACTGA
- a CDS encoding Lrp/AsnC family transcriptional regulator: MSRPELDAIDRRILTILQRDARIPNTELADEIGLTPAPTLRRVRRLEEEGVVSRYVALLDPKLVGRDLMVLVRVTLDKQTKQGFETFAEHMRARPEVLECYLCLGDTDYLLKVCVPDLDAYQTFLVDVLAATPGVRNTASTIVVKQEKYTTSLAVEEG; this comes from the coding sequence ATGTCACGGCCCGAACTCGACGCCATCGACCGCCGCATCCTGACCATCCTCCAGCGCGACGCCCGCATCCCGAACACCGAACTCGCCGACGAGATCGGCCTGACGCCCGCGCCCACGCTGCGCCGGGTGCGGCGGCTGGAGGAGGAGGGGGTGGTCAGCCGCTACGTGGCCCTGCTCGACCCCAAACTCGTCGGGAGGGACCTGATGGTGCTCGTGCGGGTGACGCTCGACAAGCAGACGAAGCAGGGTTTCGAGACCTTCGCCGAGCACATGCGCGCCCGCCCCGAGGTGCTGGAGTGCTACCTGTGCCTGGGCGACACCGACTACCTGCTCAAGGTGTGTGTGCCCGACCTCGACGCCTACCAGACCTTCCTGGTGGACGTGCTGGCCGCGACCCCCGGCGTGCGGAACACGGCGAGCACGATTGTGGTCAAGCAGGAGAAGTACACGACGAGCCTGGCGGTGGAGGAGGGATGA
- a CDS encoding group III truncated hemoglobin yields MSSPSARLGDERLRRLLWVFYARVTRDELLGPVFTRRMGPFPRGGWSVHLARLEGFWRAVLGGPSAYRGQPGPAHAALGIDAAHFDRWLELWGEPLRDEVDPPGAEALLALAGRMRVSLERHARGSV; encoded by the coding sequence ATGAGCTCGCCCTCCGCCCGGCTCGGCGACGAGCGGCTGCGGCGGTTGCTGTGGGTCTTCTACGCGCGGGTGACGCGGGACGAGCTCCTGGGTCCTGTCTTCACCCGTCGGATGGGCCCCTTTCCGCGCGGAGGGTGGTCCGTCCACCTCGCGCGGCTGGAGGGGTTCTGGCGGGCAGTTCTCGGCGGGCCGAGCGCCTACCGGGGGCAACCCGGCCCGGCGCACGCGGCCCTGGGCATCGACGCGGCGCACTTCGACCGCTGGCTGGAGTTGTGGGGCGAACCCTTGCGCGACGAGGTGGACCCACCCGGGGCGGAGGCGCTGCTTGCCCTCGCCGGGCGGATGCGGGTGAGCCTGGAGAGGCACGCGCGGGGGAGCGTGTGA
- a CDS encoding 5'-methylthioadenosine/adenosylhomocysteine nucleosidase produces the protein MLAIIGAMDEEIELLLADLREREDLERPGVTLHRGVLEGVPVLLTRGGIGKVNAAMTTTHLLAAGASRVIFTGVAGGVLPGLRVGDIVVSTDLVQHDVDVTALGYEVGTMPGEPPAWPADERLRAVALAAAGEVEGVRVLEGRVASGDQFVASREGAGRLHELFGAACAEMEGAAVAQVCAKAGVPFVVIRSVSDTADKGARVDYRTFMPLVARHAKQVVRGMLARLAAQG, from the coding sequence ATGCTGGCAATTATTGGGGCGATGGACGAGGAGATCGAATTGCTGCTCGCGGACCTGCGGGAGCGTGAGGACCTGGAACGGCCCGGCGTGACCCTGCACCGGGGCGTGCTGGAGGGGGTGCCCGTGCTCCTGACCCGCGGCGGGATCGGCAAGGTGAACGCCGCGATGACGACCACGCACCTGCTCGCGGCGGGTGCCTCGCGGGTCATCTTCACGGGCGTGGCGGGCGGCGTCTTGCCGGGCTTGCGGGTGGGCGACATCGTGGTGAGCACCGACCTCGTGCAGCACGACGTGGACGTGACTGCGCTGGGCTACGAGGTCGGCACCATGCCCGGCGAGCCCCCCGCCTGGCCCGCCGACGAGCGGCTGCGGGCGGTCGCGCTGGCGGCGGCGGGCGAGGTGGAGGGCGTGCGCGTTCTGGAGGGCCGGGTGGCGAGCGGTGACCAGTTCGTCGCCTCGCGCGAGGGAGCGGGGCGGCTGCACGAGCTCTTCGGGGCGGCCTGCGCGGAGATGGAGGGGGCCGCCGTCGCCCAGGTGTGCGCCAAGGCGGGCGTGCCCTTCGTGGTCATCCGCTCGGTCAGCGACACCGCCGACAAGGGCGCGAGGGTGGACTACCGCACCTTCATGCCCCTCGTCGCCCGGCACGCCAAACAGGTCGTGCGGGGGATGCTCGCCCGGTTGGCCGCGCAGGGGTGA
- a CDS encoding phosphatidylserine decarboxylase encodes MPRLPRLILPLAALGAAVWYVRGVRRYRDPIRIPPQDAGAVLSPADGLVCFVRRIENGEVRVETLAAPLGARDLTGADVREGWLVGLHVGPLDVHFAYVPVSGTATGVEHLGSRLNAPLGSPGLLLGLPADLLGTRGAVENERHTTTLTAANGDVSVTFVAGAGGLNATTYLRRGDEARAGHKLAFLGEGGLVLLTLPAGATPQVSVGDRVTGAETVLARL; translated from the coding sequence ATGCCCCGACTCCCCCGCCTGATCCTGCCCCTCGCCGCCCTGGGAGCCGCCGTCTGGTACGTGCGCGGGGTGCGCCGTTACCGCGATCCCATCCGCATCCCGCCGCAGGACGCGGGCGCGGTCCTCAGCCCCGCCGACGGGCTGGTGTGTTTCGTCCGGCGCATCGAGAACGGGGAGGTGCGGGTGGAGACGCTGGCCGCCCCGCTGGGCGCGCGTGACCTGACCGGCGCGGACGTGCGCGAGGGCTGGCTCGTCGGGCTCCATGTCGGGCCCCTCGACGTGCATTTCGCCTATGTCCCGGTGAGCGGCACGGCCACGGGAGTCGAGCACCTCGGGAGCCGCCTGAACGCGCCCCTGGGAAGCCCCGGCCTCCTGCTGGGCCTCCCCGCCGACCTGCTCGGCACGCGCGGCGCGGTGGAGAACGAGCGCCACACCACGACCCTGACCGCCGCGAACGGCGACGTGAGCGTGACCTTCGTGGCGGGGGCGGGCGGCCTGAACGCGACGACCTACCTCCGGCGGGGCGACGAGGCCCGCGCCGGGCACAAGCTCGCCTTCCTGGGGGAGGGGGGCCTCGTCCTGCTGACGCTGCCCGCCGGTGCCACCCCGCAGGTCAGCGTGGGCGACCGGGTGACGGGGGCGGAGACGGTGCTCGCGCGGCTCTGA
- the ald gene encoding alanine dehydrogenase, producing the protein MRIGLPKEIKVKENRVALTPGGVATLVRRGHTVTVERGAGAGSAITDGEYEGAGAQIGTAADAWGAEMVVKVKEPVEAEYGYLRDDLLLFTYLHLAADRPLTEALLTSGTTAIAYETVQLEDGSLPLLMPMSEVAGRLSVQAGAYHLQKPVGGRGVLLGGVPGVQAGHVVILGGGVVGTNAAKMAMGLGAKVTVLDVSHRRLTYLDDVFFGKLTTMMSSEANIRALLPEADLLIGGVLIPGAKAPHLVTRDMLPLMQEGSVIVDVAVDQGGCVETIHPTTHDDPTYLVDGVIHYGVANMPGAVPRTSTFALTNQTLPYALLLADQGVEALSRNPALRRGLNTYRGQITYGGVAEAFELPVAKAEAVLA; encoded by the coding sequence ATGCGAATCGGACTTCCCAAGGAAATCAAGGTCAAGGAAAACCGGGTGGCCCTCACGCCGGGCGGGGTGGCGACCCTGGTGCGGCGCGGGCACACGGTCACCGTCGAGCGCGGGGCGGGCGCGGGCAGCGCCATCACGGACGGCGAGTACGAGGGGGCGGGCGCCCAGATCGGCACGGCGGCGGACGCCTGGGGGGCCGAGATGGTCGTGAAGGTCAAGGAGCCCGTCGAGGCCGAGTACGGCTATCTACGGGACGACCTCCTGCTCTTCACGTACCTGCACCTCGCCGCCGACCGCCCGCTCACCGAGGCGCTCCTGACCTCGGGCACGACCGCCATCGCCTACGAGACGGTGCAGCTCGAGGACGGCAGCCTCCCCCTGCTGATGCCCATGAGCGAGGTCGCCGGGCGGCTGAGCGTGCAGGCGGGTGCGTACCACCTCCAGAAGCCGGTCGGCGGGCGCGGGGTGCTGCTGGGCGGGGTTCCGGGCGTGCAGGCGGGCCATGTGGTCATCCTGGGCGGCGGCGTGGTGGGAACGAACGCGGCGAAGATGGCGATGGGGCTGGGCGCGAAGGTCACGGTCCTCGACGTGTCGCACCGCCGCCTGACCTACCTCGACGACGTGTTCTTCGGCAAGCTCACCACCATGATGAGCAGCGAGGCGAACATCCGCGCCCTGCTGCCGGAGGCGGACCTCCTGATCGGCGGCGTGCTGATCCCCGGCGCCAAGGCCCCGCACCTCGTCACGCGCGACATGCTGCCCCTGATGCAGGAGGGCAGCGTCATCGTGGACGTGGCGGTGGACCAGGGCGGCTGCGTGGAGACGATCCACCCCACCACCCACGACGACCCGACCTACCTCGTGGACGGCGTGATCCACTACGGCGTGGCGAACATGCCGGGCGCCGTGCCGCGCACGAGCACCTTCGCGCTCACCAACCAGACGTTGCCCTACGCGCTGCTCCTCGCCGATCAGGGCGTGGAGGCGCTGAGCCGTAACCCGGCGTTGCGGCGCGGCCTGAACACCTACCGGGGCCAGATCACCTATGGGGGCGTGGCCGAAGCCTTCGAGCTGCCCGTCGCCAAGGCAGAGGCCGTGCTGGCGTAA
- a CDS encoding Crp/Fnr family transcriptional regulator yields MTSFPAHGVAASGDVTSQAKRLLAQAPIFRGADPADLGPLAALASFRSFTRGEHLFRAGDAADTMYVVSSGSVRVYRLARGGTRELTLHVEGPRQVVAGVAAFEAQARYPASAVALTAPTEVLALPAAAVRERVCGTPALAGAVIAYLARRQAELLARVEQLVFSELGERLAAYLLEHAGEPHALPTNSELAALLGTVPELVSRKLGEFYRLNLIHLERRTVRVVDAAELARIAGGQGA; encoded by the coding sequence TTGACCTCCTTCCCAGCCCACGGCGTGGCAGCATCTGGGGACGTGACCTCCCAGGCCAAACGACTGCTCGCCCAGGCGCCCATCTTCCGGGGAGCCGACCCCGCCGACCTGGGGCCGCTGGCGGCTCTGGCGTCCTTCCGGTCCTTCACGCGCGGCGAGCACCTCTTTCGGGCGGGGGACGCGGCGGACACGATGTACGTGGTGAGTTCGGGCAGCGTCCGCGTCTACCGGCTGGCGCGGGGGGGCACCCGCGAGCTGACCCTGCACGTCGAGGGGCCGCGGCAGGTCGTGGCGGGGGTGGCGGCCTTCGAGGCGCAGGCGCGGTACCCGGCGAGCGCGGTGGCCCTCACCGCCCCGACCGAGGTGCTGGCCCTGCCCGCGGCGGCGGTGCGCGAGCGCGTCTGCGGCACGCCCGCCCTCGCCGGGGCGGTGATCGCCTACCTCGCTCGGCGGCAGGCCGAACTCCTCGCGCGGGTCGAGCAACTCGTGTTCAGCGAACTCGGCGAACGCCTCGCCGCCTACCTACTGGAGCACGCGGGGGAGCCCCACGCCCTGCCCACCAACAGCGAACTCGCCGCCCTGCTCGGCACGGTGCCCGAACTCGTCAGCCGCAAGCTGGGGGAGTTCTACCGCCTGAACCTGATTCACCTGGAGCGGCGCACGGTGCGCGTGGTGGACGCCGCCGAACTCGCCCGAATCGCGGGAGGACAGGGGGCCTAG